A region from the Arcanobacterium buesumense genome encodes:
- a CDS encoding YchJ family protein: protein MKCPCESGKIYADCCEPLHDSVRLADRPEELMRARYCAYALGRDDFVFTSWHPKTRPPDVSTQGIRWTGLEIIDASGDEVEFIASYFDQSSGEKGSLHERSRFVRRLGRWLYLEPLSLTR from the coding sequence ATGAAATGCCCATGTGAATCCGGTAAAATCTATGCCGATTGTTGCGAACCGCTCCATGACAGTGTGCGCTTAGCGGATCGTCCCGAGGAATTAATGCGTGCTAGGTACTGTGCCTATGCTCTTGGCCGGGATGACTTCGTGTTCACCTCATGGCATCCAAAAACCCGCCCACCGGATGTTTCCACTCAAGGAATCCGCTGGACGGGATTGGAGATCATTGATGCATCTGGGGATGAAGTCGAGTTTATCGCTTCATATTTTGATCAATCATCAGGAGAGAAGGGCAGTCTTCATGAACGTTCACGCTTCGTGAGACGGCTCGGCAGATGGCTCTACCTCGAACCGCTCAGTCTGACTAGGTGA
- a CDS encoding malate dehydrogenase, producing MAELRTPVTVTVTGAAGNIGYALLFRIASGALLGADVPVRLNLLEIPQGMKAAEGTAMELNDSAFPLLESVNIFDDAHKAFEGTNVGLLVGARPRTKGMERADLLAANGGIFGPQGKAINDHAADDVRILVVGNPANTNALIAAHNAPDVPNERFTAMMRLDHNRAISQLAEKTGAKVSDIKKMTVWGNHSADQHPDISWATVAGKPATELVDEAWLSDYFVPTVAKRGAAIIEARGASSAASAASAAIDHVYNWVNGTPEGDWVTPGIWSDGKHYGVPEGLIFGFPAISEGGEWKVVEGLELSEASKAGIERNVKALQEEADAVRELGLI from the coding sequence ATGGCTGAGCTTCGTACTCCGGTTACCGTCACCGTTACTGGCGCTGCAGGAAATATCGGTTACGCATTACTATTCCGTATTGCATCAGGCGCACTACTCGGAGCTGACGTTCCAGTTCGCTTGAACCTTCTTGAGATCCCACAAGGCATGAAGGCCGCTGAAGGTACTGCGATGGAATTGAATGATTCCGCATTCCCGCTACTTGAGTCCGTTAACATTTTTGACGATGCACACAAGGCTTTCGAAGGAACTAACGTCGGTCTTCTCGTTGGTGCACGTCCACGTACCAAGGGTATGGAGCGCGCTGATCTTCTCGCCGCAAACGGCGGAATCTTTGGCCCACAAGGAAAGGCTATCAACGATCACGCAGCTGATGATGTTCGCATCCTCGTTGTTGGCAACCCAGCAAACACCAATGCGCTCATTGCAGCTCACAACGCACCAGACGTACCAAACGAGCGTTTCACTGCGATGATGCGTCTGGATCACAACCGGGCAATCTCCCAGCTTGCGGAGAAGACTGGCGCGAAGGTTTCGGACATCAAGAAGATGACCGTGTGGGGCAACCACTCGGCAGACCAGCACCCAGACATCTCTTGGGCAACTGTTGCCGGCAAGCCAGCAACTGAGCTTGTTGATGAAGCATGGCTCTCTGATTACTTCGTACCAACCGTTGCTAAGCGTGGCGCTGCCATTATCGAAGCCCGTGGCGCTTCTTCGGCAGCTTCGGCAGCTTCGGCAGCTATTGACCACGTTTACAACTGGGTCAACGGTACTCCAGAAGGCGATTGGGTTACCCCAGGTATTTGGTCAGATGGCAAGCACTACGGTGTTCCAGAAGGACTCATCTTCGGCTTCCCGGCCATCTCCGAAGGCGGAGAGTGGAAGGTTGTTGAAGGTCTTGAGCTTTCTGAAGCATCCAAGGCAGGTATCGAGCGTAATGTTAAGGCTCTCCAAGAAGAAGCTGATGCAGTTCGCGAACTTGGCTTGATCTGA
- the pgi gene encoding glucose-6-phosphate isomerase, translating to MPTPIDATQTAAWGKLAQINHNLNVDFRSWFEQDAERTEKFSFSAGDLFVDLSKSVLTDDMKAALEELANEVNLAERRDAMFSGERINITENRSVLHSALRRPKTDSLTVEGQDVISDVHSVLERVYDFALKVRSGQWKGITGKAIKTVVNIGIGGSDLGPVMAYEALKPFKAEHIECRFISNIDPTDAGEKLSGLDPETTLFIVASKTFTTLETLTNARIARAWLLRSLEEQGAPTDGAVAKHFVAVSTALDKVAEFGIDPENAFGFWNWVGGRYSVDSAVGTSLVIAIGPDNFAEFLAGFNKMDEHFQNTPFSRNVPVLMGMLNVFYVNFMDAATHAVLPYSQFLHRFPAYLQQLTMESNGKRVRWDGTPVTSKTGEVFWGEPGTNGQHAFYQLIHQGTQLIPADFIAFANPTYAFKDGDADQHELFLGNFFGQTKALAFGKTADEVRAEGTPEEIVSARVFEGNKPTASIMAPELTPSVLGQLIALYEHITFVQGIVWGIDSFDQWGVELGKQMAKALTNAVSGDKAALAAEDQSTRALIEYYRAHRTK from the coding sequence ATGCCAACCCCAATTGACGCAACCCAAACTGCCGCGTGGGGAAAACTCGCGCAGATTAACCACAATCTTAATGTCGATTTTCGTTCCTGGTTTGAGCAAGACGCCGAGCGTACTGAAAAATTCAGTTTCAGTGCAGGAGATTTATTCGTTGATTTATCTAAGTCAGTATTGACTGATGATATGAAAGCTGCCCTGGAAGAATTGGCTAACGAAGTTAATTTGGCCGAACGTCGGGATGCGATGTTTAGCGGTGAGCGGATCAACATTACCGAAAATCGCTCAGTTCTCCACTCTGCACTACGTCGTCCGAAGACGGATTCATTAACCGTTGAAGGTCAAGACGTTATTAGCGACGTCCACAGCGTTCTTGAGCGTGTCTATGATTTCGCTCTTAAGGTTCGTTCTGGCCAGTGGAAGGGAATCACCGGAAAGGCTATTAAGACCGTCGTCAACATCGGTATTGGTGGATCCGATCTCGGCCCGGTGATGGCATATGAAGCCCTCAAGCCGTTTAAGGCGGAGCATATCGAGTGCCGTTTTATCTCCAACATCGATCCAACCGATGCTGGTGAAAAGCTTTCTGGACTTGACCCAGAAACAACACTTTTTATTGTTGCCTCCAAGACCTTCACAACGTTAGAGACGCTGACTAATGCACGTATTGCCCGTGCCTGGTTGCTACGCTCCCTTGAAGAACAAGGTGCGCCAACTGATGGGGCAGTAGCAAAGCACTTCGTTGCCGTATCCACTGCACTCGATAAGGTTGCTGAATTTGGTATCGATCCAGAAAATGCTTTTGGCTTCTGGAACTGGGTAGGCGGACGCTACTCTGTGGATTCTGCTGTTGGAACATCTCTCGTGATTGCGATTGGTCCAGATAACTTTGCGGAGTTCCTAGCTGGATTCAACAAGATGGACGAACATTTCCAGAACACACCATTTTCGCGTAACGTCCCAGTCCTCATGGGAATGCTCAATGTTTTCTACGTCAACTTTATGGATGCCGCCACCCACGCAGTTCTGCCATATTCGCAGTTCTTGCATCGCTTCCCAGCCTACTTGCAGCAGCTTACTATGGAGTCAAACGGCAAGCGCGTTCGGTGGGACGGCACTCCAGTCACCTCTAAGACCGGTGAAGTATTCTGGGGTGAACCAGGAACGAATGGTCAGCACGCCTTCTATCAGTTGATTCACCAAGGAACACAGCTCATTCCAGCTGATTTCATTGCCTTTGCTAACCCAACATATGCGTTCAAGGATGGCGATGCTGATCAGCACGAATTATTCCTCGGCAACTTCTTCGGACAAACAAAGGCACTAGCCTTTGGCAAGACTGCTGATGAAGTCCGCGCTGAAGGCACGCCAGAAGAAATTGTGTCTGCACGTGTGTTTGAAGGAAACAAGCCGACTGCCTCGATTATGGCTCCAGAGCTGACTCCGTCTGTCCTTGGACAGCTCATTGCCCTATACGAGCACATCACCTTTGTTCAAGGAATCGTCTGGGGAATTGACTCCTTCGACCAGTGGGGCGTTGAGCTTGGTAAGCAGATGGCGAAGGCACTCACGAACGCAGTTAGTGGAGACAAGGCAGCGCTTGCGGCTGAAGATCAATCCACTCGCGCGCTTATCGAATACTATCGCGCACACCGCACTAAGTGA
- a CDS encoding PspC domain-containing protein, translated as MNIFERLTAQPLRRTDDGYLGGICAGLSHRWEISPLLLRLAFIIMSFFGGIGVLAYGIAWLLLPHDPDNRIELNEVVEGRLSGGFAASLAMLAIGVWLFFEQLAHARWFFFSRFTGSFITVIAVVVVAVIVLRNKQDTTPQPAPSTSPSAEENTTMLTPTSPTQAENMPPLKPVASQSYSRTPVVSGTYILITLALSAAGAAITMLATQRTLASALLVLGVPLTILGIGIVWAGIRRKRSSWLSFIAMLLVFPAFTLVSLSFVVPTNIMNTPHLDFFGSGARTGSTSIFDQQERRTTQLADGSEISAVFADPNFFLDRDDPVILEIALTGQISMNDLGGWEIRNHNAETFTTNTPHIYSLKTDEDFDGSHGEGPININDWYVIPNNVMLNPSRSPKVHVTVISPAAQKDPQLARHIKVNYGFGDVSLSEKIQGNDAVAFIARQRGIPIDSDTPDLAANSTQSTK; from the coding sequence ATGAACATTTTTGAACGCTTGACCGCCCAGCCATTACGGCGGACCGACGATGGATACCTCGGTGGCATCTGCGCAGGGTTATCACACCGTTGGGAAATTTCCCCTCTCTTACTACGCCTCGCATTTATTATCATGTCGTTCTTTGGCGGCATCGGCGTCCTTGCCTACGGTATTGCGTGGCTTCTCCTACCACACGATCCAGATAATCGTATCGAGCTTAACGAAGTGGTCGAAGGCAGACTCTCTGGCGGGTTCGCAGCCAGCCTTGCAATGCTAGCAATCGGCGTCTGGCTCTTCTTCGAACAGCTTGCTCACGCCCGCTGGTTCTTCTTTTCTCGGTTTACTGGTTCCTTCATCACTGTTATTGCAGTCGTCGTCGTGGCGGTCATCGTCTTGCGAAATAAACAAGACACAACCCCGCAGCCAGCTCCTTCTACATCTCCTTCAGCAGAGGAAAACACAACTATGCTAACGCCAACTTCGCCAACGCAAGCAGAAAACATGCCCCCACTAAAACCCGTGGCATCTCAGTCATACTCTCGCACTCCGGTAGTATCTGGGACATACATTCTCATCACTTTAGCGTTAAGCGCCGCCGGAGCCGCAATCACTATGCTGGCTACACAGCGCACACTCGCATCTGCACTATTGGTACTCGGAGTGCCACTGACGATTCTTGGCATCGGTATCGTATGGGCCGGCATACGTAGAAAACGAAGTAGCTGGCTAAGTTTCATCGCAATGTTACTTGTATTTCCGGCCTTTACACTTGTTTCGTTGTCCTTCGTTGTTCCGACAAACATCATGAACACGCCACACCTAGACTTTTTCGGCAGTGGGGCACGCACCGGTTCTACAAGCATCTTTGACCAGCAAGAACGTCGCACTACACAGCTTGCCGACGGTAGCGAAATCAGCGCTGTTTTCGCCGATCCCAACTTTTTCCTCGATCGTGACGATCCAGTTATTTTAGAGATCGCCCTGACCGGACAAATATCCATGAACGATTTAGGTGGCTGGGAAATACGCAACCATAATGCCGAGACTTTTACTACCAACACCCCGCACATATATTCTCTCAAAACCGATGAAGACTTCGATGGCTCTCACGGTGAGGGGCCAATTAATATTAACGATTGGTATGTCATCCCAAACAATGTCATGCTCAATCCTTCACGATCCCCTAAAGTGCACGTGACAGTTATTAGTCCGGCAGCACAAAAAGATCCACAACTGGCTCGTCACATTAAGGTCAATTACGGCTTTGGTGACGTGAGCTTATCCGAAAAAATCCAAGGTAACGATGCTGTTGCATTCATTGCCCGCCAACGCGGGATCCCCATTGATTCCGACACACCAGATTTAGCCGCAAACTCAACACAATCGACAAAATAG
- a CDS encoding cell division protein PerM: MNTHIDLSRYWYIFRGGIAAPFFSWFGIFLVVMVFYTFNASAQMMGDIVWQHAAFFATGWWTTIFGGAVSIGDASLTLMPLTLTGIVMYASYQSWRGRNIETWQDVVAATLSWPAILAGISLAGRAPGDWWFGLVGSAILAGICAIWSGRENLLYCLPWWSLVAQAWQYLRWLGLALLIIPSVMTLVFIIARFSAISEIHGFYLTGFMGSIGLILLQLLYLPVYVIWMFSWLIGAGFSVGSGTNFSIFAVSAGPLPAIPLFGALPAPGQNMIWLFVLVILLACGYGVLVARKFVSTTALRAQLIDVALAVGLGAVAVSVVSFMTSGAIGPGRMAVTGPEPALSAGLSIIVIGLPFMLGCLLSHPTSRTYITSHLPRKNSVVSESSADVESSDND; encoded by the coding sequence ATGAATACTCATATTGATCTTTCTCGCTATTGGTACATCTTCCGGGGTGGAATTGCTGCACCATTTTTTTCGTGGTTCGGCATTTTCCTTGTTGTTATGGTGTTCTATACTTTTAATGCCTCAGCCCAGATGATGGGGGATATTGTTTGGCAACATGCGGCCTTTTTTGCCACTGGTTGGTGGACAACGATTTTTGGCGGTGCCGTATCCATTGGTGATGCTTCGCTGACGCTCATGCCATTGACGCTTACTGGTATCGTCATGTATGCCTCATATCAAAGTTGGCGCGGACGCAATATCGAAACCTGGCAGGATGTTGTAGCAGCTACCTTGAGTTGGCCAGCTATTTTGGCTGGAATTTCATTGGCTGGCCGGGCGCCTGGTGACTGGTGGTTTGGGCTTGTTGGCTCTGCTATTCTTGCGGGAATATGTGCGATCTGGAGTGGCCGAGAAAATCTGTTGTATTGTCTGCCGTGGTGGTCACTCGTCGCTCAAGCATGGCAATACTTGCGTTGGCTTGGTTTGGCGTTACTTATTATTCCTAGCGTCATGACGTTAGTTTTTATTATTGCCCGTTTTAGTGCTATCAGTGAGATTCATGGGTTTTATTTGACGGGTTTTATGGGGAGCATCGGATTGATTCTCCTGCAACTTTTGTATCTGCCAGTTTATGTTATCTGGATGTTTTCCTGGCTGATTGGGGCTGGATTCTCGGTTGGTTCGGGGACAAATTTTTCGATTTTTGCGGTCAGCGCTGGTCCGCTTCCGGCGATTCCGCTCTTTGGCGCATTGCCAGCTCCAGGCCAGAATATGATATGGCTTTTTGTTCTAGTGATCCTATTAGCCTGCGGTTATGGGGTGCTGGTTGCTCGCAAGTTTGTTTCGACGACGGCGTTGCGCGCTCAGCTTATTGATGTTGCGTTAGCAGTGGGGCTAGGGGCAGTGGCCGTGTCAGTGGTGTCCTTTATGACGTCTGGGGCAATTGGGCCAGGCAGAATGGCAGTTACTGGGCCAGAACCAGCACTGAGTGCTGGACTGAGTATTATTGTGATTGGTTTGCCTTTTATGCTTGGTTGTCTTTTATCGCATCCAACATCGCGAACCTATATAACAAGTCACTTACCTCGAAAAAACTCTGTTGTGTCGGAGTCTTCCGCAGATGTAGAAAGTAGCGATAATGACTGA
- a CDS encoding 6-phosphofructokinase, which produces MPELSEHVTADRCATGPRIGILTSGGDAQGMNAVVRAVVRTALHAGATPFALHEGWKGAIEGGDFIQELSWTSVSGILSKGGTAIGTARSDEFRERSGLKKVVRNLVLRGIDRLVVIGGDGTLSGADELREFWPELLSELVAEGEVSPEAGEEHKRLRIAGVVGSIDNDLVGTDMTIGTDSALHRIIEAIDAIAATAASHQRTFIIEVMGRACGYLALMSAIAGGCDYVFIPELPPEDGWEEEMTTKLRIGRERGRRDSLIILAEGALDRSGNPITASQVASVIKDRLGEDARITSLGHVQRGGQPTAYDRWMPTLLGYTAALDMVKAGPDTEPTIIGTKRNRIVRMPMMEAVANTRKVKAYLKEGNWEAAIESRGSGFREMIDIFEAMSSPMAKTEHAAKDSPRVGIIHAGGLAPGMNPAARAAVKLGIDRGYTMIGIEGGFPGLLEGHTRILEWGDVEGWAEDGGAELGTRRTIPSIDQYYALSRAIENAELDALIVIGGFKGYKMAFDMGQEKDRYPGFNIPIVCVPASIDNNLPGSEHSIGADTALNTNVEILDKIRTSASASQRCFVAETMGRNTGYLALFSAISSGAEQVYLAETGITLPQLAQDTQRMVHAFEHGRHLYLVVRNEDASDYYTTDFLSRIFEEEGHDLFDVRTSVIGHAQQGGNPSPFDRTMAARIVNSAINVLDEELRFQSKNARSFHIGMVGGVIQAMPLSHIGDLMDMEARTQFDPWWLPLKHVVYVVSDPTYTGPLEDLAIIQ; this is translated from the coding sequence ATGCCGGAACTGTCTGAACACGTCACCGCTGACCGATGCGCTACAGGACCGAGAATTGGTATCCTCACCTCCGGTGGCGATGCTCAAGGCATGAACGCCGTTGTTCGTGCCGTTGTGCGTACCGCCTTGCACGCCGGAGCTACTCCTTTCGCGTTACACGAAGGATGGAAAGGCGCCATCGAAGGCGGTGACTTTATCCAAGAACTATCCTGGACATCAGTGTCAGGTATCCTTTCCAAAGGCGGAACAGCCATCGGAACTGCCCGCTCTGATGAATTCCGCGAGCGCTCTGGACTAAAGAAAGTCGTCCGAAATCTTGTCTTGCGCGGAATCGATCGCCTCGTCGTCATCGGCGGTGATGGCACACTTTCTGGAGCAGATGAACTACGCGAGTTCTGGCCAGAACTCCTCAGCGAACTCGTTGCCGAAGGCGAAGTAAGCCCAGAAGCTGGCGAAGAACACAAGCGGTTACGGATCGCTGGAGTTGTCGGCTCCATTGATAATGATCTAGTCGGCACGGATATGACCATCGGCACCGACTCTGCGCTGCACCGCATTATTGAAGCCATTGACGCAATCGCGGCTACCGCAGCTTCCCACCAGCGGACCTTCATTATTGAAGTTATGGGGCGCGCCTGCGGTTATTTGGCTTTAATGTCTGCTATCGCAGGAGGCTGTGATTACGTATTCATTCCAGAGCTTCCCCCTGAAGACGGTTGGGAAGAAGAAATGACAACTAAACTTCGTATTGGCCGGGAACGTGGCAGACGAGATTCGCTTATTATTCTGGCTGAAGGAGCTCTTGATCGGTCCGGCAACCCGATCACTGCCTCCCAAGTTGCTAGCGTTATCAAAGACCGCCTCGGCGAAGATGCACGTATCACTTCTCTTGGCCACGTCCAACGCGGTGGACAACCCACTGCCTACGATCGATGGATGCCCACTTTACTTGGGTACACTGCAGCTCTTGACATGGTAAAGGCCGGCCCGGACACTGAGCCAACAATCATCGGCACGAAACGCAACCGTATCGTGCGCATGCCGATGATGGAAGCCGTAGCCAATACCCGCAAAGTTAAGGCATATCTAAAAGAAGGAAACTGGGAGGCAGCCATCGAATCACGCGGATCTGGTTTCCGTGAAATGATCGATATTTTCGAAGCAATGTCCTCCCCCATGGCTAAAACCGAGCATGCTGCCAAGGATTCACCACGGGTTGGTATTATTCATGCCGGTGGTCTGGCTCCAGGTATGAATCCAGCTGCGCGCGCTGCGGTTAAGCTTGGCATCGATCGTGGCTACACCATGATCGGTATTGAAGGGGGATTCCCTGGCTTGCTAGAAGGACATACCCGCATACTTGAATGGGGTGACGTCGAAGGCTGGGCAGAAGATGGTGGTGCTGAACTAGGTACTCGGCGTACAATCCCAAGTATCGACCAATACTATGCACTATCCCGTGCAATTGAAAACGCCGAATTAGACGCTCTCATCGTTATTGGCGGGTTCAAAGGCTACAAGATGGCCTTCGATATGGGTCAAGAAAAAGATCGCTATCCTGGTTTCAATATTCCAATTGTGTGCGTACCAGCTTCGATTGATAATAATCTTCCTGGTTCGGAGCATTCCATTGGTGCCGACACCGCATTAAACACCAACGTAGAGATTCTCGATAAAATCCGTACTTCTGCATCGGCTTCACAACGTTGTTTCGTTGCCGAAACAATGGGCCGTAATACCGGCTATCTGGCGTTATTCTCAGCTATTTCTTCTGGTGCGGAACAAGTATATTTGGCAGAAACTGGCATCACTTTGCCACAGCTTGCTCAAGATACCCAACGTATGGTTCACGCATTCGAACACGGACGTCACCTGTATTTGGTGGTACGCAATGAGGATGCCTCTGACTACTACACAACCGATTTCTTGAGCCGCATTTTCGAAGAAGAAGGACATGACTTATTTGATGTACGCACCTCAGTGATTGGTCACGCACAGCAGGGCGGAAATCCGTCACCATTTGATCGAACTATGGCTGCTCGCATCGTTAATTCGGCAATTAATGTTCTTGACGAAGAATTGCGCTTCCAATCCAAGAATGCACGTTCCTTCCATATCGGCATGGTTGGTGGAGTTATTCAAGCTATGCCGCTGTCTCATATTGGCGACTTGATGGACATGGAAGCACGCACCCAATTCGATCCTTGGTGGCTACCGCTTAAGCATGTCGTGTACGTAGTTTCTGATCCTACCTACACTGGACCACTAGAAGATCTTGCTATTATCCAATAG
- a CDS encoding DUF3017 domain-containing protein, protein MTEHRVPSVFFFILLVAWLVCVIILSFIWGVQPAMYTFAASLGGLALARLVLPVGMVPQVRSRWFDVVTLIVLALVLAYFANWGDTPAVV, encoded by the coding sequence ATGACTGAGCATCGTGTACCTTCTGTATTTTTCTTCATACTACTTGTGGCATGGCTCGTGTGTGTGATCATCTTGTCGTTTATTTGGGGCGTTCAGCCGGCGATGTACACATTTGCTGCTAGCCTTGGCGGATTAGCGCTGGCCCGATTAGTTTTGCCGGTCGGGATGGTGCCACAAGTGCGCTCGCGTTGGTTTGATGTTGTCACTCTTATTGTGTTGGCACTTGTCTTAGCTTATTTTGCTAATTGGGGAGATACTCCAGCAGTCGTGTGA
- a CDS encoding GntR family transcriptional regulator, translating into MIFSIDPSLDVPPYEQIINQIVAGIRSKQLLVDTRLAPVRHLAVELGVSPGTVARAYKDLETAGILQTRGRNGTFVCAIPDTAQTTSPASLETALAGLIRYAHAEGITLDDLLTRVRTAFYYNSAEPNESDK; encoded by the coding sequence ATGATTTTTTCTATTGACCCATCACTAGACGTTCCACCCTACGAACAGATCATCAATCAGATCGTTGCTGGTATTCGAAGCAAGCAATTACTTGTGGATACACGACTGGCTCCAGTGCGTCATTTAGCTGTAGAACTCGGAGTATCACCAGGAACCGTAGCGCGCGCCTACAAAGATTTAGAAACTGCGGGAATTTTACAAACGCGCGGACGAAACGGCACCTTTGTTTGCGCAATTCCCGATACTGCGCAAACCACGTCTCCTGCTAGTTTGGAAACTGCTCTTGCCGGGCTCATCAGATATGCACACGCTGAAGGTATCACGCTTGACGATCTACTCACTCGCGTTCGCACAGCGTTCTATTACAATAGCGCAGAGCCTAACGAAAGCGACAAGTAA
- a CDS encoding alpha-amylase family glycosyl hydrolase, with the protein MVRRRRLAIAVSASIALVGVGISGCSNGQPEGYTHYDAGSHIITIAGKDYRLELPGRADLKIDGTSVIPSDLGVDAAIRGSDASREGIFRSDNGDEQFYFLLTDRFANGDTSNDTGGLGKDPHTSGFDPTREGFFLGGDLQGIIKHLDYIQGLGTTALWISPPMKNKAVQGKGEDESAGYHGYWVTDFTQIDPHIGSMDDFTELVTQAHKRGMKVYMDVITNHTADVISYKEESPTYVPTTIKPYIDTTGSPVNIFDVAGSEDFPEIDPSSFPYTPVAGSEKKVPGWLNNVNLYHNRGDSTFSGESVTMGDFYGLDDLMTENPVVVRGMEDIYRDWLATGIDGFRIDTVKHVNMEFWQHWTQAIKRKANKDFFMFGEVYDTDVPTLSRYVRETDMDAVLDFAFQHAIVNFVNGGNAQELSDLFAQDSRYATERATALDLPTFLGNHDMGRVGSKLQGDKVASSVFAHALMFTMRGQPVVYYGDEQGFAGTDGDKDARQPLFATQVPSYQSQSLLDGSEFGKKSHMDTDHPLYQAISKLAKYRKDHPGLSNGAQIELLSEGNTYAFSRVDPDEDVEYVVVTNSADHNVTAKVPVLTTTADWSLVMEVSDGTVSVPANTPTPPASSEGGITELSVDVPAQGIKVFKAGKKLERGSGITKLTGEKTSDSFIELHANTQDRRYANTAFFYRIIGSGEWFPLGSVGGPEPKIYHDISKFNEGTLLEYRAITDGGRGQSFTYLVGGPEPHNE; encoded by the coding sequence GTGGTTCGTCGTCGGAGATTAGCGATTGCTGTCAGTGCCAGTATTGCGTTAGTTGGCGTGGGTATTTCGGGTTGTTCGAATGGGCAACCAGAAGGTTATACCCACTATGATGCCGGCTCGCACATCATTACTATTGCTGGAAAAGACTATCGGTTGGAATTGCCTGGGCGCGCCGATCTTAAAATTGACGGAACTTCCGTTATCCCGTCTGATTTAGGTGTTGATGCGGCGATTCGTGGTTCAGATGCCTCTCGGGAGGGGATATTCCGTTCCGATAATGGTGATGAGCAGTTCTATTTTCTGCTCACCGATCGGTTTGCTAATGGTGATACCAGCAATGACACTGGCGGTTTAGGAAAAGATCCACACACGTCAGGATTTGATCCAACCCGTGAAGGATTCTTCCTTGGCGGTGATCTACAAGGAATCATTAAGCATCTTGATTACATTCAAGGCCTTGGTACTACGGCGTTATGGATATCGCCACCTATGAAGAATAAAGCCGTACAGGGCAAAGGCGAGGATGAATCTGCTGGCTATCACGGATACTGGGTGACGGATTTTACCCAGATAGATCCGCATATCGGTTCAATGGATGATTTCACGGAGCTTGTCACTCAGGCCCATAAACGTGGCATGAAAGTGTATATGGATGTCATCACGAACCATACGGCAGACGTTATTTCCTATAAAGAAGAGTCGCCTACATACGTTCCGACGACGATTAAGCCCTACATTGACACAACGGGTTCGCCGGTCAATATTTTTGATGTTGCCGGAAGTGAAGACTTCCCGGAAATTGATCCGTCGTCGTTCCCCTACACGCCAGTAGCTGGCTCGGAAAAGAAAGTACCCGGGTGGCTCAATAACGTCAATCTTTATCACAATCGTGGCGATTCTACGTTTAGTGGTGAATCGGTGACGATGGGTGACTTCTATGGGCTCGACGATTTGATGACGGAGAATCCAGTGGTTGTGCGGGGAATGGAAGATATTTACCGTGACTGGCTCGCAACTGGTATCGATGGTTTCCGGATAGATACTGTCAAACACGTCAATATGGAGTTCTGGCAGCACTGGACACAAGCAATTAAACGTAAAGCCAATAAAGACTTCTTTATGTTCGGCGAAGTTTACGATACTGATGTTCCAACGCTTTCTCGTTATGTACGCGAAACAGATATGGATGCAGTGTTAGATTTCGCGTTCCAGCATGCGATTGTCAATTTTGTTAACGGTGGAAATGCCCAAGAACTATCAGATCTTTTCGCACAAGATTCGCGCTACGCAACTGAACGGGCTACTGCTCTTGATCTCCCTACGTTTTTAGGTAATCACGATATGGGTCGAGTGGGATCGAAGCTTCAAGGAGACAAAGTCGCCTCGTCGGTTTTTGCGCACGCACTCATGTTCACCATGCGTGGCCAACCTGTGGTCTACTACGGTGATGAGCAGGGTTTCGCCGGCACTGACGGGGATAAAGACGCCCGGCAACCGCTATTTGCTACTCAAGTACCTTCCTACCAGAGCCAGTCCTTGCTGGACGGGAGTGAATTTGGCAAAAAGTCTCATATGGATACCGATCATCCGCTTTATCAGGCAATTTCGAAGCTTGCAAAGTATCGGAAAGATCATCCGGGACTATCTAACGGAGCACAAATTGAACTGCTCAGTGAAGGTAATACATACGCCTTTTCCCGCGTTGACCCTGATGAAGACGTTGAGTACGTCGTCGTCACCAATTCTGCCGATCATAACGTGACGGCGAAAGTTCCTGTTCTAACAACGACTGCTGACTGGTCCTTAGTTATGGAGGTATCTGACGGAACAGTGTCGGTGCCGGCCAATACTCCTACTCCGCCAGCGAGCAGTGAAGGTGGAATAACCGAACTGAGCGTCGACGTCCCGGCGCAAGGAATCAAGGTGTTTAAAGCAGGTAAGAAACTCGAACGCGGTAGCGGTATTACCAAACTCACGGGAGAAAAAACATCTGATTCGTTTATCGAACTGCATGCTAATACTCAAGATAGGCGCTACGCTAACACGGCATTCTTCTATCGGATTATTGGCTCTGGTGAGTGGTTCCCATTGGGGTCGGTAGGTGGCCCAGAACCAAAGATTTACCACGATATTAGTAAATTTAACGAAGGGACCCTACTAGAATATCGGGCAATTACCGATGGCGGGCGTGGCCAATCATTTACCTATCTGGTAGGTGGCCCAGAACCGCACAATGAGTAA